From Streptosporangium album, the proteins below share one genomic window:
- a CDS encoding trypsin-like serine peptidase, translating into MRRTLIALGIGLGLLGSTVVSAPAQAASAVTDPLASTVPAAQQVAAFWLANGAANLKNATPYAVQTVVHGKRLSTAVVPDGKPGLIAPAQGPLSPKGKLPTTSGKVFFVGADGQPHWCTGTAMQSTYRNLVATASHCVYDTQRAGATLDKWVFVPGYSEGTTPWGLYVGKQAVTHYDFVAYADYDRDYAFVNVYNGVVSSSSDVLTDTGRLVDNVGGQGFTWNQTTASSVDVFGYPAGLNPDGTQPYTGQTLEWSYGKTFTALAPAIKGEELTGVDSPFTGEGSLGSSWLYRYSSNSRTGYLNGITISVSDTDGDNRYDTSVSPYFDSETYAVYSAAVNLWTGSIA; encoded by the coding sequence ATGAGGCGCACACTGATCGCGTTAGGCATCGGCTTGGGTCTGCTGGGCTCCACTGTCGTCTCTGCACCGGCTCAGGCCGCGAGCGCGGTGACGGACCCTCTGGCCTCCACTGTGCCTGCCGCTCAGCAGGTCGCGGCGTTCTGGCTCGCCAACGGGGCCGCCAACCTGAAGAACGCCACACCCTACGCCGTGCAGACCGTGGTCCACGGGAAACGCCTGTCCACCGCTGTCGTCCCGGACGGCAAGCCCGGCCTAATCGCGCCGGCGCAGGGCCCGCTCTCGCCGAAGGGGAAACTGCCCACGACCTCGGGCAAGGTGTTCTTCGTCGGTGCCGACGGTCAGCCCCACTGGTGTACAGGCACCGCCATGCAGTCGACCTACCGCAATCTCGTCGCCACGGCCAGTCACTGCGTGTACGACACCCAGCGCGCCGGCGCCACGCTCGACAAGTGGGTCTTCGTTCCCGGCTACTCCGAGGGCACCACCCCGTGGGGCCTGTACGTCGGAAAGCAGGCCGTCACCCATTACGACTTCGTCGCGTACGCGGACTACGACCGCGACTACGCCTTCGTGAACGTGTACAACGGCGTCGTCTCGTCTTCCTCCGACGTGCTGACCGACACCGGGAGGCTGGTCGACAACGTCGGCGGGCAGGGCTTCACCTGGAACCAGACGACGGCCTCCTCGGTCGACGTCTTCGGCTACCCGGCCGGCCTCAACCCCGACGGAACCCAGCCCTACACAGGCCAGACCCTCGAATGGAGCTACGGCAAGACCTTCACCGCCCTGGCTCCGGCCATCAAGGGCGAAGAGCTCACCGGCGTCGACTCCCCGTTCACCGGTGAAGGCTCCCTTGGCTCCTCCTGGCTGTACCGCTACAGCAGCAACAGCCGCACCGGCTACCTCAACGGCATCACGATCAGCGTCTCCGACACCGACGGCGACAACCGCTACGACACCAGCGTCTCCCCATACTTCGACAGCGAGACGTACGCGGTCTACTCCGCCGCCGTCAACCTCTGGACCGGCTCCATCGCATAG